One genomic window of Arachis stenosperma cultivar V10309 chromosome 10, arast.V10309.gnm1.PFL2, whole genome shotgun sequence includes the following:
- the LOC130955656 gene encoding serine carboxypeptidase-like 2, protein MSIFSSTCLTDPRFICHGFLLPILLLLLQISSQLGDCGTIVKYLPGFQGPLPFLLETGYIGVGENDDVQSFYYFIESENNPREDPLMLWLTGGPGCSAFSGLVYEIGPLAFQVDEYDGGLPSLVYKPNSWTKVSSIVFVDLPVNTGFSYATTEFASQRSDSLSVNQAYQFLRKWIMDHPEFLNNKVYIAGDSYSGMHVPIIADEISKANERGLQPWINLQGYLMGNPIIDRNQKNYVIPFAHGMGLISDELYKSLQKHCKGEYVNVDMRNVLCSRDLNSFDEITSGIATANILEPKCEFATQKPLESSWRRSLTDNYHGKFKDTHLRLPSRNCRSYGYLVSAYWANDDKVRNALNVRKGTKKKWKRCTRNMPYKYDISSNFPYQVNLSRKGYRSLIYSGDHDMVVPFLATQAWIRSLNYSIVDDWRPWYTNGQVAGYTRTYSNAMTFATVKGGGHTAPEYKPQECFHMYSRWISERPF, encoded by the exons TGCTACTGCAGATTTCATCTCAACTTGGAGACTGTGGTACCATTGTTAAGTACCTTCCAGGATTCCAGGGACCACTTCCTTTTCTGCTTGAAACTGG GTATATAGGAGTAGGAGAAAATGATGATGTTCAGAGTTTCTACTATTTCATTGAGTCAGAGAACAATCCAAGAGAGGATCCTCTCATGCTCTGGCTCACTGGTGGTCCTGGCTGCTCTGCTTTTTCTGGCCTTGTCTATGAAATAG GACCACTTGCATTTCAagttgatgaatatgatggcgGCCTCCCTAGTTTGGTGTATAAGCCAAACTCATGGACTAAG GTAAGTAGCATTGTATTTGTAGATTTGCCTGTTAATACTGGCTTTTCATATGCTACAACGGAATTCGCTTCACAACGCAGCGATTCCTTGTCAGTCAATCAAGCCTATCAATTTTTGAGGAAG TGGATAATGGATCATCCAGAATTTCTCAACAACAAAGTTTACATTGCTGGTGATTCATATTCTGGTATGCATGTTCCTATAATTGCTGACGAAATTTCAAAAG CAAATGAACGAGGCCTCCAACCATGGATAAATCTGCAG GGATACCTGATGGGGAATCCTATAATAGATCgaaatcaaaaaaattatgtaATCCCATTTGCTCATGGGATGGGACTCATTTCTGATGAACTATACAAG TCACTGCAAAAACATTGTAAAGGAGAATATGTAAATGTAGACATGAGAAATGTTTTGTGTTCAAGAGATCTCAACTCCTTTGATGAG ATCACATCAGGTATTGCAACAGCCAACATTTTGGAGCCCAAGTGCGAGTTCGCCACACAGAAGCCATTGGAATCTTCTTGGAGGAGATCACTAACAGATAACTATCATGGGAAGTTCAAAGATACTCATCTCAGATTACCATCCAGGAATTGCCGG AGTTATGGATATCTCGTTAGTGCCTATTGGGCCAATGATGACAAAGTCCGCAATGCCCTTAACGTGCGGAAG GGAACTAAAAAGAAATGGAAACGCTGCACCAGAAATATGCCTTACAAGTATGATATCTCTAGCAACTTTCCATATCAAGTAAATCTCAGCAGAAAAGGCTATCGTTCCTTGATTTACAG TGGGGATCATGACatggttgttcctttcttggcaaCTCAAGCATGGATAAGATCGTTAAACTACTCCATTGTAGACGATTGGAGGCCATGGTATACTAATGGCCAAGTTGCAGG ATACACAAGGACTTACTCCAATGCAATGACATTTGCAACTGTCAAG GGTGGAGGGCACACAGCACCAGAGTACAAGCCTCAAGAATGCTTTCACATGTATAGTAGGTGGATCTCTGAGAGACCTTTCTAG